A genomic region of Paroedura picta isolate Pp20150507F chromosome 4, Ppicta_v3.0, whole genome shotgun sequence contains the following coding sequences:
- the LOC143835156 gene encoding CTD small phosphatase-like protein 2 isoform X6: MNFQGSHKASSSAEEVCLPITSYFSFSGSENTETLQLPKGKLRSESPNLRAGQLDMTAKVDAMDVFPHPETTQKCQRNKKIPMKTRRTPKNILVLELVSLKLRPHLEEFLSELAQIYEVFIFTTAKQDYADKILEAFGAQRKLISRHRLYQEDCLCSQGYYIRDLSVLERDLARIVAVANCLEAFPYQTSNVILISKWLGNPRDEELLRLIPVLKCLGQVDDIRAAIEGNRHGEPIEEA; the protein is encoded by the exons ATGAACTTCCAGGGATCTCACAAGGCGTCATCTTCCGCCGAGGAGGTCTGCTTGCCAATTACCAGCTACTTTTCCTTCTCTGGATCGGAAA ACACAGAAACGCTCCAGTTGCCCAAAGGGAAGCTGAGGAGTGAATCTCCAAATCTGAGAGCAGGTCAGCTAGACATGACTGCCAAAGTCGATGCTATGGATGT ATTCCCCCACCCAGAAACCACCCAGAAATGCCAGAGGAATAAGAAAATCCCCATGAAGACTCGCCGAACCCCAAAGAATATCCTGGTCTTGGAACTG GTTTCCCTTAAGCTGAGGCCCCATCTTGAAGAGTTCCTGTCAGAACTTGCCCAAATCTATGAG GTCTTCATTTTCACAACTGCCAAACAGGACTATGCTGATAAAATTCTGGAGGCCTTTGGAGCACAGAGAAAACTGATCAG CAGACATCGGCTGTATCAAGAAGACTGCCTATGTAGCCAGGGCTACTACATAAGGGATCTTTCTGTACTGGAGAGAGACCTGGCCAGGATCGTGGCCGTAGCAAATTGCTTGGAAGCATTTCCTTACCAG ACTTCCAATGTGATATTGATCTCAAAGTGGCTGGGAAATCCGAGGGATGAAGAATTGCTGCGCCTGATCCCAGTGCTGAAATGTCTTGGCCAGGTG GATGACATCCGGGCTGCAATAGAGGGGAACCGTCATGGAGAGCCAATAGAGGAAGCTTGA
- the LOC143835156 gene encoding CTD nuclear envelope phosphatase 1-like isoform X9 has product MNFQGSHKASSSAEEVCLPITSYFSFSGSENTETLQLPKGKLRSESPNLRAGQLDMTAKVDAMDVFPHPETTQKCQRNKKIPMKTRRTPKNILVLELVFIFTTAKQDYADKILEAFGAQRKLIRHRLYQEDCLCSQGYYIRDLSVLERDLARIVAVANCLEAFPYQTSNVILISKWLGNPRDEELLRLIPVLKCLGQVDDIRAAIEGNRHGEPIEEA; this is encoded by the exons ATGAACTTCCAGGGATCTCACAAGGCGTCATCTTCCGCCGAGGAGGTCTGCTTGCCAATTACCAGCTACTTTTCCTTCTCTGGATCGGAAA ACACAGAAACGCTCCAGTTGCCCAAAGGGAAGCTGAGGAGTGAATCTCCAAATCTGAGAGCAGGTCAGCTAGACATGACTGCCAAAGTCGATGCTATGGATGT ATTCCCCCACCCAGAAACCACCCAGAAATGCCAGAGGAATAAGAAAATCCCCATGAAGACTCGCCGAACCCCAAAGAATATCCTGGTCTTGGAACTG GTCTTCATTTTCACAACTGCCAAACAGGACTATGCTGATAAAATTCTGGAGGCCTTTGGAGCACAGAGAAAACTGATCAG ACATCGGCTGTATCAAGAAGACTGCCTATGTAGCCAGGGCTACTACATAAGGGATCTTTCTGTACTGGAGAGAGACCTGGCCAGGATCGTGGCCGTAGCAAATTGCTTGGAAGCATTTCCTTACCAG ACTTCCAATGTGATATTGATCTCAAAGTGGCTGGGAAATCCGAGGGATGAAGAATTGCTGCGCCTGATCCCAGTGCTGAAATGTCTTGGCCAGGTG GATGACATCCGGGCTGCAATAGAGGGGAACCGTCATGGAGAGCCAATAGAGGAAGCTTGA
- the LOC143835156 gene encoding CTD small phosphatase-like protein 2 isoform X2, whose product MNFQGSHKASSSAEEVCLPITSYFSFSGSENTETLQLPKGKLRSESPNLRAGQLDMTAKVDAMDVFPHPETTQKCQRNKKIPMKTRRTPKNILVLELEGTLAVSSLTAHWDDGSTFTMPFQGQPYKVSLKLRPHLEEFLSELAQIYEVFIFTTAKQDYADKILEAFGAQRKLIRHRLYQEDCLCSQGYYIRDLSVLERDLARIVAVANCLEAFPYQTSNVILISKWLGNPRDEELLRLIPVLKCLGQVDDIRAAIEGNRHGEPIEEA is encoded by the exons ATGAACTTCCAGGGATCTCACAAGGCGTCATCTTCCGCCGAGGAGGTCTGCTTGCCAATTACCAGCTACTTTTCCTTCTCTGGATCGGAAA ACACAGAAACGCTCCAGTTGCCCAAAGGGAAGCTGAGGAGTGAATCTCCAAATCTGAGAGCAGGTCAGCTAGACATGACTGCCAAAGTCGATGCTATGGATGT ATTCCCCCACCCAGAAACCACCCAGAAATGCCAGAGGAATAAGAAAATCCCCATGAAGACTCGCCGAACCCCAAAGAATATCCTGGTCTTGGAACTG GAGGGAACTTTAGCAGTGTCTTCTTTGACGGCTCACTGGGACGATGGCTCCACGTTCACCATGCCTTTCCAGGGCCAACCCTATAAG GTTTCCCTTAAGCTGAGGCCCCATCTTGAAGAGTTCCTGTCAGAACTTGCCCAAATCTATGAG GTCTTCATTTTCACAACTGCCAAACAGGACTATGCTGATAAAATTCTGGAGGCCTTTGGAGCACAGAGAAAACTGATCAG ACATCGGCTGTATCAAGAAGACTGCCTATGTAGCCAGGGCTACTACATAAGGGATCTTTCTGTACTGGAGAGAGACCTGGCCAGGATCGTGGCCGTAGCAAATTGCTTGGAAGCATTTCCTTACCAG ACTTCCAATGTGATATTGATCTCAAAGTGGCTGGGAAATCCGAGGGATGAAGAATTGCTGCGCCTGATCCCAGTGCTGAAATGTCTTGGCCAGGTG GATGACATCCGGGCTGCAATAGAGGGGAACCGTCATGGAGAGCCAATAGAGGAAGCTTGA
- the LOC143835156 gene encoding CTD small phosphatase-like protein 2 isoform X7, with the protein MNFQGSHKASSSAEEVCLPITSYFSFSGSENTETLQLPKGKLRSESPNLRAGQLDMTAKVDAMDVFPHPETTQKCQRNKKIPMKTRRTPKNILVLELEGTLAVSSLTAHWDDGSTFTMPFQGQPYKVSLKLRPHLEEFLSELAQIYEVFIFTTAKQDYADKILEAFGAQRKLISRHRLYQEDCLCSQGYYIRDLSVLERDLARIVAVANCLEAFPYQDDIRAAIEGNRHGEPIEEA; encoded by the exons ATGAACTTCCAGGGATCTCACAAGGCGTCATCTTCCGCCGAGGAGGTCTGCTTGCCAATTACCAGCTACTTTTCCTTCTCTGGATCGGAAA ACACAGAAACGCTCCAGTTGCCCAAAGGGAAGCTGAGGAGTGAATCTCCAAATCTGAGAGCAGGTCAGCTAGACATGACTGCCAAAGTCGATGCTATGGATGT ATTCCCCCACCCAGAAACCACCCAGAAATGCCAGAGGAATAAGAAAATCCCCATGAAGACTCGCCGAACCCCAAAGAATATCCTGGTCTTGGAACTG GAGGGAACTTTAGCAGTGTCTTCTTTGACGGCTCACTGGGACGATGGCTCCACGTTCACCATGCCTTTCCAGGGCCAACCCTATAAG GTTTCCCTTAAGCTGAGGCCCCATCTTGAAGAGTTCCTGTCAGAACTTGCCCAAATCTATGAG GTCTTCATTTTCACAACTGCCAAACAGGACTATGCTGATAAAATTCTGGAGGCCTTTGGAGCACAGAGAAAACTGATCAG CAGACATCGGCTGTATCAAGAAGACTGCCTATGTAGCCAGGGCTACTACATAAGGGATCTTTCTGTACTGGAGAGAGACCTGGCCAGGATCGTGGCCGTAGCAAATTGCTTGGAAGCATTTCCTTACCAG GATGACATCCGGGCTGCAATAGAGGGGAACCGTCATGGAGAGCCAATAGAGGAAGCTTGA
- the LOC143835156 gene encoding CTD small phosphatase-like protein 2 isoform X4, whose amino-acid sequence MNFQGSHKASSSAEEVCLPITSYFSFSGSENTETLQLPKGKLRSESPNLRAGQLDMTAKVDAMDVFPHPETTQKCQRNKKIPMKTRRTPKNILVLELEGTLAVSSLTAHWDDGSTFTMPFQGQPYKVFIFTTAKQDYADKILEAFGAQRKLISRHRLYQEDCLCSQGYYIRDLSVLERDLARIVAVANCLEAFPYQTSNVILISKWLGNPRDEELLRLIPVLKCLGQVDDIRAAIEGNRHGEPIEEA is encoded by the exons ATGAACTTCCAGGGATCTCACAAGGCGTCATCTTCCGCCGAGGAGGTCTGCTTGCCAATTACCAGCTACTTTTCCTTCTCTGGATCGGAAA ACACAGAAACGCTCCAGTTGCCCAAAGGGAAGCTGAGGAGTGAATCTCCAAATCTGAGAGCAGGTCAGCTAGACATGACTGCCAAAGTCGATGCTATGGATGT ATTCCCCCACCCAGAAACCACCCAGAAATGCCAGAGGAATAAGAAAATCCCCATGAAGACTCGCCGAACCCCAAAGAATATCCTGGTCTTGGAACTG GAGGGAACTTTAGCAGTGTCTTCTTTGACGGCTCACTGGGACGATGGCTCCACGTTCACCATGCCTTTCCAGGGCCAACCCTATAAG GTCTTCATTTTCACAACTGCCAAACAGGACTATGCTGATAAAATTCTGGAGGCCTTTGGAGCACAGAGAAAACTGATCAG CAGACATCGGCTGTATCAAGAAGACTGCCTATGTAGCCAGGGCTACTACATAAGGGATCTTTCTGTACTGGAGAGAGACCTGGCCAGGATCGTGGCCGTAGCAAATTGCTTGGAAGCATTTCCTTACCAG ACTTCCAATGTGATATTGATCTCAAAGTGGCTGGGAAATCCGAGGGATGAAGAATTGCTGCGCCTGATCCCAGTGCTGAAATGTCTTGGCCAGGTG GATGACATCCGGGCTGCAATAGAGGGGAACCGTCATGGAGAGCCAATAGAGGAAGCTTGA
- the LOC143835156 gene encoding putative C-terminal domain small phosphatase isoform X8 produces MNFQGSHKASSSAEEVCLPITSYFSFSGSENTETLQLPKGKLRSESPNLRAGQLDMTAKVDAMDVFPHPETTQKCQRNKKIPMKTRRTPKNILVLELVFIFTTAKQDYADKILEAFGAQRKLISRHRLYQEDCLCSQGYYIRDLSVLERDLARIVAVANCLEAFPYQTSNVILISKWLGNPRDEELLRLIPVLKCLGQVDDIRAAIEGNRHGEPIEEA; encoded by the exons ATGAACTTCCAGGGATCTCACAAGGCGTCATCTTCCGCCGAGGAGGTCTGCTTGCCAATTACCAGCTACTTTTCCTTCTCTGGATCGGAAA ACACAGAAACGCTCCAGTTGCCCAAAGGGAAGCTGAGGAGTGAATCTCCAAATCTGAGAGCAGGTCAGCTAGACATGACTGCCAAAGTCGATGCTATGGATGT ATTCCCCCACCCAGAAACCACCCAGAAATGCCAGAGGAATAAGAAAATCCCCATGAAGACTCGCCGAACCCCAAAGAATATCCTGGTCTTGGAACTG GTCTTCATTTTCACAACTGCCAAACAGGACTATGCTGATAAAATTCTGGAGGCCTTTGGAGCACAGAGAAAACTGATCAG CAGACATCGGCTGTATCAAGAAGACTGCCTATGTAGCCAGGGCTACTACATAAGGGATCTTTCTGTACTGGAGAGAGACCTGGCCAGGATCGTGGCCGTAGCAAATTGCTTGGAAGCATTTCCTTACCAG ACTTCCAATGTGATATTGATCTCAAAGTGGCTGGGAAATCCGAGGGATGAAGAATTGCTGCGCCTGATCCCAGTGCTGAAATGTCTTGGCCAGGTG GATGACATCCGGGCTGCAATAGAGGGGAACCGTCATGGAGAGCCAATAGAGGAAGCTTGA
- the LOC143835156 gene encoding CTD small phosphatase-like protein 2 isoform X1 has protein sequence MNFQGSHKASSSAEEVCLPITSYFSFSGSENTETLQLPKGKLRSESPNLRAGQLDMTAKVDAMDVFPHPETTQKCQRNKKIPMKTRRTPKNILVLELEGTLAVSSLTAHWDDGSTFTMPFQGQPYKVSLKLRPHLEEFLSELAQIYEVFIFTTAKQDYADKILEAFGAQRKLISRHRLYQEDCLCSQGYYIRDLSVLERDLARIVAVANCLEAFPYQTSNVILISKWLGNPRDEELLRLIPVLKCLGQVDDIRAAIEGNRHGEPIEEA, from the exons ATGAACTTCCAGGGATCTCACAAGGCGTCATCTTCCGCCGAGGAGGTCTGCTTGCCAATTACCAGCTACTTTTCCTTCTCTGGATCGGAAA ACACAGAAACGCTCCAGTTGCCCAAAGGGAAGCTGAGGAGTGAATCTCCAAATCTGAGAGCAGGTCAGCTAGACATGACTGCCAAAGTCGATGCTATGGATGT ATTCCCCCACCCAGAAACCACCCAGAAATGCCAGAGGAATAAGAAAATCCCCATGAAGACTCGCCGAACCCCAAAGAATATCCTGGTCTTGGAACTG GAGGGAACTTTAGCAGTGTCTTCTTTGACGGCTCACTGGGACGATGGCTCCACGTTCACCATGCCTTTCCAGGGCCAACCCTATAAG GTTTCCCTTAAGCTGAGGCCCCATCTTGAAGAGTTCCTGTCAGAACTTGCCCAAATCTATGAG GTCTTCATTTTCACAACTGCCAAACAGGACTATGCTGATAAAATTCTGGAGGCCTTTGGAGCACAGAGAAAACTGATCAG CAGACATCGGCTGTATCAAGAAGACTGCCTATGTAGCCAGGGCTACTACATAAGGGATCTTTCTGTACTGGAGAGAGACCTGGCCAGGATCGTGGCCGTAGCAAATTGCTTGGAAGCATTTCCTTACCAG ACTTCCAATGTGATATTGATCTCAAAGTGGCTGGGAAATCCGAGGGATGAAGAATTGCTGCGCCTGATCCCAGTGCTGAAATGTCTTGGCCAGGTG GATGACATCCGGGCTGCAATAGAGGGGAACCGTCATGGAGAGCCAATAGAGGAAGCTTGA
- the LOC143835156 gene encoding CTD small phosphatase-like protein 2 isoform X3: MNFQGSHKASSSAEEVCLPITSYFSFSGSENTETLQLPKGKLRSESPNLRAGQLDMTAKVDAMDVFPHPETTQKCQRNKKIPMKTRRTPKNILVLELEGTLAVSSLTAHWDDGSTFTMPFQGQPYKVSLKLRPHLEEFLSELAQIYEVFIFTTAKQDYADKILEAFGAQRKLISRHRLYQEDCLCSQGYYIRDLSVLERDLARIVAVANCLEAFPYQWLGNPRDEELLRLIPVLKCLGQVDDIRAAIEGNRHGEPIEEA; this comes from the exons ATGAACTTCCAGGGATCTCACAAGGCGTCATCTTCCGCCGAGGAGGTCTGCTTGCCAATTACCAGCTACTTTTCCTTCTCTGGATCGGAAA ACACAGAAACGCTCCAGTTGCCCAAAGGGAAGCTGAGGAGTGAATCTCCAAATCTGAGAGCAGGTCAGCTAGACATGACTGCCAAAGTCGATGCTATGGATGT ATTCCCCCACCCAGAAACCACCCAGAAATGCCAGAGGAATAAGAAAATCCCCATGAAGACTCGCCGAACCCCAAAGAATATCCTGGTCTTGGAACTG GAGGGAACTTTAGCAGTGTCTTCTTTGACGGCTCACTGGGACGATGGCTCCACGTTCACCATGCCTTTCCAGGGCCAACCCTATAAG GTTTCCCTTAAGCTGAGGCCCCATCTTGAAGAGTTCCTGTCAGAACTTGCCCAAATCTATGAG GTCTTCATTTTCACAACTGCCAAACAGGACTATGCTGATAAAATTCTGGAGGCCTTTGGAGCACAGAGAAAACTGATCAG CAGACATCGGCTGTATCAAGAAGACTGCCTATGTAGCCAGGGCTACTACATAAGGGATCTTTCTGTACTGGAGAGAGACCTGGCCAGGATCGTGGCCGTAGCAAATTGCTTGGAAGCATTTCCTTACCAG TGGCTGGGAAATCCGAGGGATGAAGAATTGCTGCGCCTGATCCCAGTGCTGAAATGTCTTGGCCAGGTG GATGACATCCGGGCTGCAATAGAGGGGAACCGTCATGGAGAGCCAATAGAGGAAGCTTGA
- the LOC143835156 gene encoding CTD small phosphatase-like protein 2 isoform X10, with product MTAKVDAMDVFPHPETTQKCQRNKKIPMKTRRTPKNILVLELEGTLAVSSLTAHWDDGSTFTMPFQGQPYKVSLKLRPHLEEFLSELAQIYEVFIFTTAKQDYADKILEAFGAQRKLISRHRLYQEDCLCSQGYYIRDLSVLERDLARIVAVANCLEAFPYQTSNVILISKWLGNPRDEELLRLIPVLKCLGQVDDIRAAIEGNRHGEPIEEA from the exons ATGACTGCCAAAGTCGATGCTATGGATGT ATTCCCCCACCCAGAAACCACCCAGAAATGCCAGAGGAATAAGAAAATCCCCATGAAGACTCGCCGAACCCCAAAGAATATCCTGGTCTTGGAACTG GAGGGAACTTTAGCAGTGTCTTCTTTGACGGCTCACTGGGACGATGGCTCCACGTTCACCATGCCTTTCCAGGGCCAACCCTATAAG GTTTCCCTTAAGCTGAGGCCCCATCTTGAAGAGTTCCTGTCAGAACTTGCCCAAATCTATGAG GTCTTCATTTTCACAACTGCCAAACAGGACTATGCTGATAAAATTCTGGAGGCCTTTGGAGCACAGAGAAAACTGATCAG CAGACATCGGCTGTATCAAGAAGACTGCCTATGTAGCCAGGGCTACTACATAAGGGATCTTTCTGTACTGGAGAGAGACCTGGCCAGGATCGTGGCCGTAGCAAATTGCTTGGAAGCATTTCCTTACCAG ACTTCCAATGTGATATTGATCTCAAAGTGGCTGGGAAATCCGAGGGATGAAGAATTGCTGCGCCTGATCCCAGTGCTGAAATGTCTTGGCCAGGTG GATGACATCCGGGCTGCAATAGAGGGGAACCGTCATGGAGAGCCAATAGAGGAAGCTTGA
- the LOC143835156 gene encoding CTD small phosphatase-like protein 2 isoform X5 — translation MNFQGSHKASSSAEEVCLPITSYFSFSGSENTETLQLPKGKLRSESPNLRAGQLDMTAKVDAMDVFPHPETTQKCQRNKKIPMKTRRTPKNILVLELEGTLAVSSLTAHWDDGSTFTMPFQGQPYKVFIFTTAKQDYADKILEAFGAQRKLIRHRLYQEDCLCSQGYYIRDLSVLERDLARIVAVANCLEAFPYQTSNVILISKWLGNPRDEELLRLIPVLKCLGQVDDIRAAIEGNRHGEPIEEA, via the exons ATGAACTTCCAGGGATCTCACAAGGCGTCATCTTCCGCCGAGGAGGTCTGCTTGCCAATTACCAGCTACTTTTCCTTCTCTGGATCGGAAA ACACAGAAACGCTCCAGTTGCCCAAAGGGAAGCTGAGGAGTGAATCTCCAAATCTGAGAGCAGGTCAGCTAGACATGACTGCCAAAGTCGATGCTATGGATGT ATTCCCCCACCCAGAAACCACCCAGAAATGCCAGAGGAATAAGAAAATCCCCATGAAGACTCGCCGAACCCCAAAGAATATCCTGGTCTTGGAACTG GAGGGAACTTTAGCAGTGTCTTCTTTGACGGCTCACTGGGACGATGGCTCCACGTTCACCATGCCTTTCCAGGGCCAACCCTATAAG GTCTTCATTTTCACAACTGCCAAACAGGACTATGCTGATAAAATTCTGGAGGCCTTTGGAGCACAGAGAAAACTGATCAG ACATCGGCTGTATCAAGAAGACTGCCTATGTAGCCAGGGCTACTACATAAGGGATCTTTCTGTACTGGAGAGAGACCTGGCCAGGATCGTGGCCGTAGCAAATTGCTTGGAAGCATTTCCTTACCAG ACTTCCAATGTGATATTGATCTCAAAGTGGCTGGGAAATCCGAGGGATGAAGAATTGCTGCGCCTGATCCCAGTGCTGAAATGTCTTGGCCAGGTG GATGACATCCGGGCTGCAATAGAGGGGAACCGTCATGGAGAGCCAATAGAGGAAGCTTGA